Proteins from a single region of Pyrus communis chromosome 6, drPyrComm1.1, whole genome shotgun sequence:
- the LOC137737095 gene encoding zinc finger CCCH domain-containing protein 17-like: protein MVVGAHPQPQPQQQQQLQQKPAQQPETSAEEEALKRNTDCVYFLASPLTCKKGSECEYRHSEYARVNPRDCWYWLNGSCLNLKCAFRHPPLDGLLGSPAANSAGPSLPLSHPGVTPTTPATHAAYNPSKQAVPCIFFQKGQCLKGEKCAFSHGPNPTANSKVLRTPAAPHGTEPSGLKKAFGGLQKCTQELKVPKASVAKSVGVPPEAKPAPKIPTAPFRNGVSIERNVLSTKALDDEALRYKATSVPPVINGGSTSQANHLPQVHVSDYHGFQNVKDVDEHLRESSPGFDVLVDDELGDSDYYHGEDRFGRTRGHEGRNLNSVNEYDLDRPVDYTSMADVDRERFCDPQGYDPYDRMQGQYGWDQHRASSERQLVGPARLERRGYRKSESPENIDELDLRHRLSKHRRVNGLRSIVSHDYAVDGHVEERNNRPLRDSQQLPPHEGSRSSRLHGRIRLPGGSSPVNGSDLHQEREVDRARSQGRLSPRRPQISSHQGRLRDRIKGRAEEDYNNERRNFGAPLVRREIMDDRGDDFSRPKRLPDLKVVKDGENKEQSYLGKRKSVMDNNNLAVGDLSFEGPKPLSEILKRKREAEAAAASGSRKSSAHDKRGNNQRESRESNQGNSQTVVTEMNNSLPPAAKEEPKLATADAVGTEGEKIDVAPGQSSEGHEVGEVEAERGMIYEENEIEGEDPREGEYDYEQGDEGDYNYEEGENAEGEEEYLEEDEDGDDFAKKIGVMFS, encoded by the exons ATGGTAGTCGGCGCACATCCACAGCCGCAAccacaacagcagcagcagctacaACAGAAACCGGCGCAGCAACCGGAGACTTCAGCTGAAGAGGAGGCCTTGAAGAGGAACACAGATTGCGTCTACTTTCTCGCGTCGCCTCTCACATGCAAAAAG GGAAGTGAATGTGAATATAGACACAGTGAATATGCTCGTGTCAACCCCAGGGATTGCTGGTACTGGTTGAATGGCAGTTGCTTGAATTTGAAATGCGCGTTTCGGCACCCA CCTCTTGATGGATTGTTAGGAAGCCCAGCTGCAAATTCTGCTGGACCTTCTTTGCCTCTATCACATCCTGGGGTTACGCCTACAACGCCTGCAACTCATGCTGCTTATAACCCAAGTAAACAAGCAGTCCCCTGTATTTTCTTCCAAAAGGGGCAATGTTTAAAGGGTGAAAAATGTGCCTTTTCTCACGGACCAAATCCTACGGCTAATAGTAAAGTTCTGCGGACACCAGCTGCTCCCCACGGTACGGAGCCTTCAGGTCTGAAGAAGGCTTTTGGTGGCCTTCAAAAGTGCACTCAAGAGTTGAAGGTTCCCAAGGCAAGTGTTGCAAAGTCTGTTGGAGTGCCTCCTGAAGCTAAACCTGCTCCAAAAATTCCGACTGCACCATTTAGAAATGGAGTTAGCATTGAGAGGAATGTGCTGTCAACGAAAGCATTGGATGATGAGGCTCTCAGATACAAGGCAACAAGTGTTCCCCCTGTTATCAATGGAGGCTCAACAAGTCAGGCCAATCATTTACCTCAGGTTCATGTTTCAGATTATCATGGTTTTCAAAATGTGAAGGATGTTGATGAGCATTTGAGGGAGTCTTCCCCTGGATTTGATGTTCTTGTAGATGATGAGCTCGGAGATTCTGATTACTACCACGGTGAAGATCGGTTCGGAAGAACAAGAGGTCATGAGGGAAGGAACTTGAATTCTGTGAACGAATATGATTTGGACCGTCCTGTTGATTACACTTCAATGGCTGATGTCGATCGAGAAAGGTTTTGTGACCCACAAGGCTATGACCCTTATGATCGCATGCAAGGGCAATACGGATGGGACCAGCACAGGGCTTCATCTGAGAGACAGTTAGTGGGTCCTGCTCGTCTTGAGAGGAGGGGTTATCGCAAATCTGAGAGTCCGGAGAACATTGATGAGTTAGATCTGCGACATCGTTTATCTAAGCATAGGAGGGTAAACGGTCTGAGATCCATTGTCAGCCATGACTATGCAGTAGATGGTCATGTTGAGGAGCGGAACAACCGTCCTCTTAGGGATTCACAGCAGTTGCCCCCACATGAGGGCTCCCGTAGTAGTCGTCTTCATGGTAGAATAAGGCTTCCAGGCGGGTCTTCTCCAGTCAATGGTAGTGACTTGCACCAAGAAAGGGAAGTTGACAGAGCTAGGAGTCAAGGCAGATTGTCACCCAGGAGGCCTCAGATATCCTCCCACCAAGGAAGGCTTCGAGACAGAATTAAAGGAAGGGCGGAAGAGGACTACAATAATGAGAGGAGAAATTTTGGTGCTCCTCTTGTTAGGAGAGAGATAATGGATGACCGAGGTGATGACTTTTCTCGTCCAAAGCGTCTTCCAGATCTGAAAGTTGTGAAAGATGGAGAAAATAAGGAGCAATCTTACCTTGGAAAACGGAAAAGTGTGATGGATAATAATAATCTTGCGGTAGGTGATCTTTCATTTGAAGGGCCAAAGCCTCTCAGTGAAATtctgaagaggaagagagaagctGAAGCAGCAGCAGCTTCTGGGAGCAGGAAATCTTCTGCCCACGATAAACGAGGCAATAATCAGAGAGAAAGCAGGGAGAGCAATCAAGGCAACTCCCAGACTGTAGTTACAGAGATGAATAACAGTCTGCCCCCTGCAGCGAAGGAAGAGCCCAAGCTTGCAACGGCTGATGCAGTTGGAACTGAAGGTGAAAAAATTGACGTGGCTCCTGGTCAATCTTCAGAAGGACATGAAGTTGGAGAGGTCGAGGCCGAACGGGGGATGATTTATGAGGAAAATGAAATCGAAGGTGAAGATCCGAGGGAAGGAGAGTATGATTACGAGCAGGGGGATGAGGGTGACTATAATTATGAAGAAGGTGAAAATGCAGAGGGCGAAGAGGAATAcctggaagaagatgaagacggGGATGACTTTGCTAAGAAGATCGGTGTCATGTTTTCGTGA
- the LOC137738035 gene encoding protein SLOW GREEN 1, chloroplastic-like: MNSSSTLASSSSSSFFQYKHLPTKPTQPYLLRFAPPNSHNSHNVPVLKVTASSSAHHHRTLLTGNSHSNPNPILQTLKRYAKAAILIGVTAAVFTTKSSTLLARAEPPPALTEEAPTQVTDDENNQSSSPLSDFLGSNSEAIDALKSLLQQKLENGEDDEALKILQRLVAAQPSATEWKFMMARVLSEMGENESARQVFEEILASNPLSFEALFENALLMDRCGEGEAVIKRLEDSLQVAEEENKAKEARDVKLIMAQVQFLQKNVEDALNSYNELVKEDPKDFRPYFCRGMIYSLLDRNAEATEQFEKYRQLSPKKFEVDGYFRKPLSRVKVFGSDEN, encoded by the coding sequence ATGAACTCCTCCTCCACTCTCGCCTCCTCTTCATCCTCCTCTTTCTTCCAATACAAACACCTTCCCACTAAACCAACCCAACCTTATCTTCTCCGTTTTGCCCCTCCCAATTCCCACAATTCCCACAATGTCCCTGTCCTCAAAGTCACAGCCTCCTCCTCCGCCCACCACCACCGCACCCTCCTCACAGGAAACTCCCACAGCAACCCGAACCCGATTCTCCAAACTCTCAAACGCTACGCCAAAGCGGCCATTCTCATCGGAGTCACCGCCGCCGTGTTCACCACCAAGTCCTCGACTTTGCTCGCTAGAGCCGAACCTCCGCCTGCATTGACCGAAGAAGCGCCGACCCAGGTCACAGATGACGAGAACAACCAATCCTCATCGCCATTGTCCGACTTCCTGGGTTCGAATTCGGAAGCCATCGATGCCCTGAAATCGCTTCTGCAGCAGAAGCTCGAAAACGGCGAGGATGACGAGGCGCTCAAGATCCTGCAGCGCTTGGTCGCGGCGCAACCCTCCGCCACCGAGTGGAAATTCATGATGGCTAGGGTTCTCAGCGAAATGGGCGAAAACGAAAGTGCCCGCCAAGTGTTCGAGGAAATACTCGCCTCGAACCCCTTGTCATTCGAGGCGTTGTTCGAGAACGCCCTGCTGATGGACCGCTGCGGCGAAGGCGAGGCCGTGATAAAGCGATTGGAGGATTCATTGCAGGTTGCGGAGGAGGAGAATAAGGCGAAGGAGGCTCGAGACGTTAAATTGATAATGGCGCAGGTTCAGTTCCTGCAGAAGAATGTGGAGGACGCATTGAATAGCTACAATGAATTGGTAAAGGAGGACCCGAAAGACTTCCGGCCGTACTTTTGCCGTGGGATGATTTACAGTTTGCTTGATCGGAATGCGGAGGCAACGGAGCAGTTTGAGAAGTACCGGCAGCTTTCGCCGAAGAAGTTCGAGGTGGATGGCTACTTCAGGAAGCCATTGTCGAGAGTCAAGGTGTTCGGGAGTGACGAGAATTGA
- the LOC137736408 gene encoding putative pentatricopeptide repeat-containing protein At2g02150, whose translation MKLTEAAALVFFSSLFFFISFFSEMLLFLRNLFRTGCRASSSSSSYRVSPLSSIPQYPSNCRFINVSSLTSSSSHATSLMACPFVWFTGFLCIFRFPFVTKSQPSSFPESLNTDSLSRIVQHDYWDDPRIVNLFDSALAPIWVSRFLVELKGDPKLALKLFKCAKTRIGFRHTTESYCILVHILFFAKMYFDAHQVLRELVLLSRALPGCDVFDVLWLTRNVCRLGFGVFDALFGVLVEVGMLEEASECFLMMKKFRVLPKVRSCNALLRRLSKPGNGNLSRKFFKDMLGAGINPSVFTYNIMIGYMCKEGDLDTASSLFAQMKRMGLTPDVVTYNSLIDGYGKVGLLDDSVRIFEEMKDADCEPDTITFNSLINCCCKFDRMPQALNFLREMNNNGLKPNVITYSTLIDAFCKEGMMQEAVKIFMDMKRVGLLPNEFTYTSLIDANCKAGNLSEALKLKSEMLQAGISWNIVTHTALLDGLCEDGRMDEAEEVFREVQKSGIIPNQQICTALLHGYIKAKRIENAMEIWNEIKGKGFKPDLLLYGTIIWGLCSQNKLEESELVLKEMKGYGLTANHFIYTTLMDAYYKAGKTEAALNLIQEMRDNGIELTVVTYCALIDGLCKKGLFQEATSHFRTMPDLGLQPNVAVFTALIDGLCKNNCIEAAKELFNEMVDKGLIPDKAAYTTLMDGNLKHGNLEEALSIQRRMREIGMELDLYAYTSLIWGLSEFGQVKQAKMFLDEMIGKGILPDEILCISLLRKYYKLGNLDEAIELQIEMVNRGLISGTRDHVIPNLRLKMAGREAAAAATTMAVVMGANIPAESAITMWGNVVGCGDCHGEVRQIPDDQTELSMWLRAVNPGTMSNYQARSDSPPKSVLHTTIRTEDGFLELAHPSGIVTLCPAQCLPPPPLSALQFAIRYLLSRIDGDDEFGRLSSALVVELKFEEMGSRIQQHYAMRSPPANSYIGNALHDLNTADAARPAAEIDSIDGDSVAEDTHLREDDGSGAVVDGCMHEAYTNSLPLHSVRLGVEDDRSASSGGCSSTSRAPYCLLSLQDVSPIESARARFLQLIVDHFISEHVVEVPNSEAASSAEYNGALSHSGQEKLNKRKPGEVRYEGDPRLALPLMYVANMYQTLVNDANIRLSSLSGFREKTIGVALEASGGLYRCLAKKFPKKGSRTFRRRELATSVETRTRFPELVIQEEKRVRFVVVNGLDIVEKPTRMPTDDAEWFKRLTGRDEVAVYARDFKFYSPRHKYRRVASNSSPNSIASLPTFPGTDNSSMLAAAQGFRSASEPQNQQTTPSCKHHMQPLSHQPQFQPVHQTHHQSINQSPHAVHYSQNHQCGATSHLPEIAHAHHSPTMSQHMVCLQPLTGGHVGGRLHVLPSSPAKFCDECGAPYLRETSKFCSECGVKRLGV comes from the exons ATGAAGCTCACTGAAGCGGCCGCTCTCGTTTTCTTCtcctctttatttttcttcatctcCTTCTTCTCAGAGATGCTGCTGTTTCTTCGCAATCTCTTCCGAACGGGTTGCAgagcctcctcctcctcctcatcgtATCGAGTAAGCCCTCTCTCTTCGATTCCTCAGTACCCATCTAATTGCCGTTTTATCAATGTATCTTCTTTAACTTCATCATCATCGCATGCTACTTCTCTTATGGCTTGCCCATTTGTTTGGTTCACCggtttcttatgcatttttcGCTTCCCGTTTGTCACCAAATCCCAACCCAGTTCGTTCCCCGAAAGTTTAAATACTGATTCTTTGAGTAGAATTGTTCAACACGATTACTGGGATGATCCCagaattgtgaacttgtttgaTTCGGCATTGGCGCCGATTTGGGTGTCCAGGTTTTTGGTGGAACTGAAGGGTGATCCCAAGTTGGCGTTGAAATTGTTCAAGTGCGCAAAAACCCGAATTGGGTTTCGCCACACTACTGAGTCTTATTGTATTTTGGTTCACATACTGTTTTTTGCTAAAATGTATTTTGATGCCCATCAAGTTCTTAGAGAGTTGGTCTTGTTGAGCCGGGCATTGCCAGGTTGTGATGTGTTTGATGTGTTGTGGTTGACGAGGAATGTTTGTCGTCTGGGATTTGGAGTGTTCGATGCATTGTTTGGTGTTTTGGTTGAGGTTGGAATGCTTGAGGAAGCAAGTGAGTGCTtcttgatgatgaagaagtttAGAGTTTTGCCAAAAGTGCGGTCATGTAATGCGCTTTTGCGTAGGTTATCAAAGCCGGGGAATGGCAATTTGTCAAGGAAGTTTTTTAAGGATATGCTTGGGGCTGGGATTAATCCATCAGTTTTCACGTACAATATAATGATTGGTTATATGTGCAAAGAAGGCGATTTGGATACTGCTAGTTCCTTATTTGCACAAATGAAACGGATGGGCCTTACACCTGATGTTGTGACATATAATTCTCTCATTGATGGATATGGGAAGGTTGGACTATTAGATGATTCGGTTCGCATATTTGAAGAAATGAAGGATGCAGATTGTGAACCTGACACAATAACCTTCAATTCTTTGATTAATTGTTGTTGTAAATTTGATAGAATGCCCCAAGCTTTGAATTTTCTCCGTGAGATGAATAATAATGGGCTGAAGCCAAATGTGATAACTTATAGCACTTTAATTGATGCCTTCTGCAAGGAAGGGATGATGCAAGAGGCAGTCAAGATTTTTATGGACATGAAACGAGTTGGTCTTTTACCTAATGAGTTCACCTATACTTCATTGATTGATGCGAATTGTAAAGCTGGGAATTTGAGTGAAGCACTGAAGCTGAAAAGTGAGATGTTACAGGCAGGGATTAGCTGGAACATTGTAACCCATACAGCTCTACTTGACGGGCTATGTGAAGACGGGAGGATGGACGAAGCAGAAGAAGTCTTTAGGGAAGTGCAGAAATCTGGAATAATTCCTAACCAGCAAATATGTACCGCCCTTCTTCATGGATATATTAAAGCCAAGAGGATAGAAAATGCTATGGAAATTTGGAATGAAATTAAGGGGAAGGGCTTTAAACCAGATTTGTTACTCTACGGAACCATCATTTGGGGTCTTTGCTCCCAAAATAAGCTTGAAGAGTCTGAGCTTGTGCTCAAGGAAATGAAGGGTTATGGATTAACTGCAAATCATTTCATTTACACAACACTTATGGATGCTTATTACAAAGCCGGAAAAACCGAGGCGGCGCTTAATCTTATACAAGAAATGCGAGACAATGGTATTGAGCTCACTGTTGTAACATATTGTGCATTAATTGATGGTTTGTGCAAAAAGGGATTGTTCCAAGAGGCAACTAGTCATTTTAGGACGATGCCGGACCTTGGTTTGCAACCCAATGTAGCAGTTTTTACAGCCTTAATTGATGGTCTTTGTAAAAATAATTGCATTGAAGCAGCTAAGGAGCTCTTTAATGAAATGGTAGATAAGGGTTTGATTCCGGATAAAGCTGCTTACACCACTCTAATGGATGGAAACTTAAAGCATGGAAATCTTGAAGAAGCTTTGAGCATTCAAAGGAGGATGAGAGAAATCGGTATGGAACTTGATCTGTATGCATATACTTCCTTGATTTGGGGGCTTTCTGAGTTTGGCCAGGTGAAACAAGCAAAAATGTTTCTTGATGAGATGATTGGGAAAGGTATCCTTCCTGATGAGATTCTCTGCATTAGTCTGCTAAGAAAGTACTATAAGCTAGGGAATCTGGATGAAGCCATTGAGTTGCAGATTGAAATGGTAAACAGGGGTCTAATATCTGGAACTCGTGATCACGTGATTCCTAAT CTGCG GTTAAAAATGGCAGGACGagaggcagcagcagcagcaacaacgaTGGCAGTGGTCATGGGGGCAAATATACCAGCAGAATCAGCTATCACAATGTGGGGGAATGTGGTCGGCTGTGGCGACTGCCATG GAGAAGTACGCCAAATCCCTGATGACCAAACTGAACTATCCATGTGGTTGAGAGCCGTCAACCCAGGCACAATGAGCAATTATCAGGCGCGCTCTGATAGCCCTCCCAAAA GCGTGTTGCATACTACAATCCGAACTGAAGATGGGTTTTTGGAGTTAGCTCACCCTAGCGGGATTGTGACCCTTTGTCCCG CACAatgtcttcctcctcctccactcTCTGCTTTGCAGTTCGCAATTCGATATTTACTGTCCAGAATCGACGGCGATGATGAATTCGGACGGCTGTCATCGGCTTTGGTTGTTGAACTGAAATTTGAAGAAATGGGGAGTAGGATTCAGCAGCACTACGCCATGAGATCGCCGCCCGCCAATTCCTATATTGGCAACGCTCTTCACGACCTCAACACCGCCGACGCTGCTCGCCCCGCCGCAGAGATCGACTCCATCGATGGTGATTCCGTCGCTGAAGATACCCACCTCCGCGAGGACGACGGCTCCGGCGCCGTTGTCGACGGCTGTATGCACGAAGCGTATACCAATTCTTTGCCTCTTCACTCGGTTCGCCTTGGAGTTGAAGACGATCGCTCCGCCAGCAGTGGCGGCTGCTCTTCCACTTCCAGGGCTCCCTACTGTCTCCTGTCACTTCAAG ATGTTTCGCCTATCGAATCGGCTAGGGCACGGTTTCTGCAACTGATTGTGGATCATTTTATTAGTGAACATGTGGTTGAAGTGCCTAATTCTGAGGCTGCTTCTTCTGCTGAGTACAATGGTGCTCTGTCTCACTCTGGGCAAGAAAAACTAAACAAGAGGAAGCCTGGAGAGGTGCGGTATGAAGGCGACCCCAGGCTGGCTTTGCCATTGATGTATGTGGCAAATATGTACCAAACTTTGGTTAACGATGCGAATATTAGGCTTTCAAGCTTGAGTGGATTTCGAGAGAAGACAATTGGGGTTGCCCTTGAAGCATCTGGTGGGTTGTACAGATGCTTGGCGAAGAAGTTTCCCAAAAAAG GATCGCGTACATTTAGAAGAAGAGAGTTGGCCACATCCGTTGAAACGAGGACGAGATTTCCAGAGTTGGTCATACAAGAAGAGAAGCGAGTTCGTTTTGTGGTAGTCAATGGTTTGGATATTGTTGAAAAGCCTACTAGGATGCCTACTGATGATGCTGAGTG GTTCAAACGGTTGACTGGTCGGGATGAAGTAGCAGTCTATGCTCGAGACTTTAAGTTCTACTCTCCAAGACACAAGTATAGACGTGTTGCATCAAACTCCTCGCCTAATAGTATAGCCAGTTTACCT ACATTTCCTGGCACTGATAATTCTTCCATGTTGGCTGCTGCTCAGGGATTCCGCTCCGCAAGTGAA CCACAGAATCAGCAAACGACTCCTTCGTGTAAGCATCATATGCAACCCTTGTCGCACCAGCCTCAGTTTCAGCCTGTTCACCAGACTCATCACCAATCCATCAACCAAAGTCCGCATGCTGTTCATTATTCTCAAAACCATCAATGCGGTGCTACCTCGCACCTGCCTGAAATCGCTCATGCTCACCATTCCCCAACCATGTCGCAACACATGGTTTGCTTACAACCCCTCACTGGAGGCCACGTAGGGGGACGTTTGCATGTGTTG CCATCCAGTCCTGCCAAGTTTTGCGATGAATGTGGGGCGCCGTACTTGAGAGAAACCTCCAAGTTCTGCTCTGAATGCGGCGTTAAGAGGTTGGGAGTATAA